In a genomic window of Streptomyces roseoviridis:
- a CDS encoding glycosyltransferase family 2 protein, with amino-acid sequence MLLSIVVPCFNEEEIIGRFHDHVTKELSRFDGEFEIVYVDDGSRDRTLPLLEGIAAGDPRARYVSFSRNFGKEAAMLAGLRHAAGDAVVIMDADLQHPPELVHRMVALHAEGYDQVIARRTRTGDRVTRTLTARAYYWAINRLVDVELVDGVGDFRLLSRRTVDSILELTEYNRFSKGLFAWVGFRTTTFEYENAVREQGRSKWTFGKLLNYGLDGLLSFNNKPLRAAVYLGMILVAVAFAYAAWIVGVALVNGVETPGYVTLLVTVTALAGVQMVMLGLVGEYVGRIYYEVKRRPHYLVKATNARVTATSHEELVRR; translated from the coding sequence GTGCTGCTCTCGATCGTGGTCCCGTGCTTCAACGAAGAAGAGATCATCGGTCGCTTTCACGACCATGTGACGAAGGAACTCTCCCGTTTCGACGGAGAATTCGAGATCGTCTACGTGGACGACGGAAGCCGTGACCGTACGCTGCCGCTCCTGGAGGGGATCGCCGCCGGCGACCCCCGGGCGCGCTATGTCTCCTTCAGCCGCAACTTCGGCAAGGAGGCCGCCATGCTGGCGGGCCTGCGGCACGCGGCCGGCGACGCCGTCGTCATCATGGACGCCGACCTCCAGCACCCGCCGGAGCTGGTGCACCGCATGGTGGCCCTGCACGCCGAGGGATACGACCAGGTCATCGCCCGCCGCACCCGCACCGGCGACCGGGTCACCCGCACCCTGACCGCCCGCGCCTACTACTGGGCGATCAACCGGCTGGTGGACGTCGAGCTCGTCGACGGCGTCGGCGACTTCCGGCTCCTTTCCCGCCGCACGGTCGACTCGATCCTCGAACTGACCGAATACAACCGCTTCTCCAAGGGGCTCTTCGCCTGGGTCGGATTCCGGACGACGACGTTCGAGTACGAGAATGCGGTGCGTGAACAGGGCCGTTCCAAGTGGACCTTCGGAAAGCTCCTCAACTACGGCCTCGACGGCCTCCTCTCCTTCAACAACAAACCGCTGCGGGCCGCCGTCTACCTCGGAATGATCCTGGTCGCCGTCGCTTTCGCGTACGCCGCCTGGATCGTCGGCGTCGCCCTGGTGAACGGCGTCGAGACGCCCGGCTACGTCACCCTGCTCGTGACGGTCACGGCACTCGCCGGCGTCCAGATGGTGATGCTGGGACTGGTCGGCGAGTACGTCGGCCGC